A single region of the Halopiger xanaduensis SH-6 genome encodes:
- a CDS encoding MogA/MoaB family molybdenum cofactor biosynthesis protein codes for MTVDQDDRRSTDDHGHDVIDPLCVGIVTVSSSRAQADEADPDDPGGDTIRECFEDEGHEVQERVLVRDDYSAIRTAVRGLVARRDIDVVLTTGGTGVTADDVSPEATSSLFERELPGFGELFRSLSWEEVGTRAMASRATAGIAVDTPVFCLPGSKSACRTACEELIVPEAPHLAGLATRHRKDTTDRSLSAYGDE; via the coding sequence ATGACAGTCGATCAGGACGACAGGCGGAGTACCGACGATCACGGCCACGACGTCATCGATCCGCTCTGCGTCGGGATCGTGACGGTCTCGAGTTCGCGCGCGCAGGCGGACGAAGCAGACCCGGACGATCCGGGCGGCGACACGATTCGGGAGTGTTTCGAGGACGAGGGCCACGAAGTACAGGAGCGCGTGCTCGTCCGCGACGACTACTCGGCGATCCGGACGGCCGTGCGCGGCCTCGTCGCGCGCCGGGATATCGACGTCGTACTCACGACCGGCGGGACTGGCGTCACCGCCGACGACGTCTCGCCGGAGGCGACCTCGTCGCTGTTCGAGCGCGAACTGCCAGGCTTCGGCGAACTCTTCCGCTCGCTCTCGTGGGAGGAGGTCGGCACCCGCGCGATGGCCTCGCGCGCGACGGCCGGCATCGCGGTCGATACGCCTGTCTTCTGCCTGCCGGGGAGCAAGAGCGCCTGCCGAACCGCCTGCGAGGAACTGATCGTCCCCGAGGCGCCCCACCTCGCGGGGCTGGCCACGCGCCACCGGAAGGATACGACCGACCGGTCGCTGTCGGCCTACGGCGACGAGTAA
- a CDS encoding alpha/beta hydrolase → MPGANESSDGNGHALNSVSGPHSGHPLLTAGAPALAAEAALILCHGRGATAQGVVNLFDPVYRHGVAVLAPQAERSRWYPKPASAPRADNEPWLTSSVECVAAALEAAREIDIPPERTVIGGFSQGACVAAEFVRRNPRRYGGLCCLSGVLPGAVDDDWTIGEGSGDDPLERTPVLFGYGEDDPHLDPERVARTVRTLENAGATVDERVYSDTGHEVTDDEFDAIAALLEGLLST, encoded by the coding sequence ATGCCCGGCGCAAACGAGTCGAGCGACGGCAACGGCCACGCGCTGAATTCGGTTTCAGGCCCTCACAGCGGCCACCCACTGCTGACCGCCGGCGCCCCCGCACTGGCAGCCGAGGCGGCGCTCATCCTCTGCCACGGTCGCGGCGCCACCGCACAGGGCGTCGTCAACCTCTTCGACCCCGTCTACCGACACGGCGTTGCCGTCCTCGCACCGCAAGCCGAACGCAGCCGCTGGTATCCGAAGCCCGCATCCGCGCCGCGGGCCGACAACGAACCGTGGCTCACCTCGAGCGTCGAGTGCGTCGCGGCGGCGCTCGAGGCTGCTCGAGAAATCGACATTCCCCCTGAACGGACCGTCATTGGCGGCTTCTCGCAGGGCGCTTGCGTCGCCGCGGAATTCGTCCGTCGGAATCCGCGGCGATACGGCGGGCTCTGCTGTCTCTCCGGTGTGCTACCGGGAGCAGTCGACGACGACTGGACGATCGGCGAAGGCAGTGGCGACGACCCGCTCGAGCGAACGCCGGTCCTCTTCGGGTACGGCGAGGACGATCCGCACCTCGATCCCGAACGAGTCGCGAGAACGGTTCGGACGCTCGAGAATGCGGGCGCAACCGTCGACGAGCGGGTCTATTCCGATACCGGACACGAGGTTACGGACGACGAGTTCGACGCGATAGCCGCGCTGCTCGAGGGGCTGTTGTCGACGTAG
- a CDS encoding single-stranded DNA binding protein, translating to MSDIEGVYEDLEADVSLEEFREAVEAKVEQMGGLADEETAAMLVAHEVGESEVGGVADIEPGMEEAKFVAKVLSIGEVRTFERDGEDEDGRVVNVEVADETGSVRAAFWDEHAEAAIEELEEGQVLRVKGRPKEGFSGVEVSVDEVEPDPDTEVDVQVSDTHTVEDLSLGLSNVNLVGVVLDTDSVRTFDRDDGSEGKVSNLAVGDETGRVRVTLWDEQADLATELEPGTTVEVVDGYVKERDGNLELHVGNRGTVEEVDEDVEYVPESTPIEEVEIGQTVDLAGVVRSADPKRTFDRDDGSEGQVRNIRVQDATDDIRVALWGEKADIDIGPGDEVALGDVEIQDGWQDDLEASAGWQSTITVLESDSDAAEAGGDGGAGDANAGLSAFAGDDSGSDDAAAATDTPTDSSASDDAATDTDTDGTPADDEPTDGEEIEFTGVVVQAGDPVVLDDGETTMSVATEADVGLGEEVTARGVVRDGRLEASDVF from the coding sequence ATGAGCGACATCGAGGGCGTGTACGAGGACCTCGAGGCCGACGTCTCTCTCGAGGAGTTTCGCGAGGCCGTCGAGGCGAAAGTCGAGCAGATGGGGGGACTCGCGGACGAGGAGACGGCGGCGATGCTCGTCGCTCACGAGGTCGGCGAGAGCGAGGTCGGCGGGGTCGCCGACATCGAACCCGGGATGGAGGAAGCGAAGTTCGTCGCGAAGGTGCTCTCGATCGGCGAGGTTCGTACCTTCGAGCGCGACGGCGAGGACGAGGACGGCCGCGTCGTCAACGTCGAAGTCGCCGACGAAACCGGTTCCGTCCGTGCGGCCTTCTGGGACGAGCACGCCGAGGCGGCGATCGAGGAACTCGAGGAGGGCCAGGTGCTGCGGGTCAAGGGCCGTCCGAAAGAGGGGTTCTCGGGCGTCGAGGTCAGCGTCGACGAGGTGGAACCGGATCCGGACACCGAAGTCGACGTGCAGGTGTCGGACACCCACACCGTCGAGGACCTCTCGCTCGGTCTCTCGAACGTCAACCTCGTCGGCGTCGTGCTCGACACCGACAGCGTGCGCACGTTCGACCGCGACGACGGCTCCGAGGGGAAGGTCTCGAACCTCGCGGTCGGCGACGAAACCGGCCGCGTGCGCGTGACGCTGTGGGACGAGCAGGCGGACCTCGCCACGGAACTCGAGCCCGGCACGACCGTCGAGGTCGTCGACGGCTACGTCAAGGAGCGGGACGGCAACCTCGAGCTTCACGTCGGCAACCGCGGCACCGTCGAGGAGGTCGACGAAGACGTCGAGTACGTCCCGGAGAGCACGCCGATCGAGGAGGTCGAGATCGGCCAGACGGTCGACCTCGCGGGCGTCGTTCGCTCCGCGGATCCCAAGCGGACCTTCGACCGCGACGACGGCTCCGAAGGGCAGGTCCGGAACATCCGCGTGCAGGACGCGACCGATGACATCCGCGTCGCCCTCTGGGGCGAGAAGGCCGACATCGACATCGGTCCCGGCGACGAGGTCGCGCTCGGCGACGTCGAGATCCAGGACGGCTGGCAGGACGATCTCGAGGCCTCCGCGGGCTGGCAGTCGACGATTACGGTGCTTGAGTCCGATTCGGACGCGGCCGAGGCGGGCGGCGACGGCGGGGCCGGCGACGCCAACGCGGGGCTGTCGGCGTTCGCCGGCGACGATTCCGGTTCCGATGATGCTGCTGCCGCCACCGACACCCCGACCGACTCGAGTGCGAGCGACGACGCGGCGACGGACACTGATACCGATGGGACTCCCGCCGATGACGAGCCCACGGACGGCGAGGAAATCGAGTTCACCGGCGTCGTCGTCCAGGCCGGCGACCCGGTCGTCTTAGACGACGGCGAGACGACCATGAGCGTCGCCACCGAGGCTGACGTCGGCCTCGGCGAGGAGGTCACCGCCCGGGGGGTCGTCCGCGACGGTCGCCTCGAGGCGAGCGACGTCTTCTGA
- the cca gene encoding CCA tRNA nucleotidyltransferase — translation MSDEQADGDETGERDDLEAVLATVRERVDPDADERERLREVAERLAERAEAAATDLCPDADVLQVGSTARNTWISGDRDIDIFVRFPPELDRETLEQYGLEVGHATLPEGHEEYAEHPYVKGTVEGFDVDVVPCFRLESATEIRSAVDRTPFHTQYLEERLDDDLAGDVRLAKQFLKGIGAYGSDLRTRGFSGYLTELLVCEYGGFRDLLEAAVDWHPQVELDPEVHGRETFDDPLVVIDPTDPERNVAAVCSPDNVARFQHYAREFLAEPAVEYFKSVDPDPLSESELRDHLERRGTTPVAVRFDAPDLVEDQLYPQLRKSLAGITQGLDDRGFDVFRATTFADDTAVVFAELAVAERPAVERHEGPPVHVQGHAEGFYEAYADDPDAYGPFIADDRYVTEREREFTAARDFLESDRLFDVGLGAHIETALEDDYEVLVDDGVAALLEEFGRELREYFEPRP, via the coding sequence ATGAGCGACGAGCAGGCAGACGGCGACGAGACGGGCGAGCGCGACGACCTCGAGGCCGTCCTCGCGACGGTTCGCGAGCGCGTCGACCCCGACGCGGACGAGCGCGAGCGGTTGCGCGAGGTCGCCGAGCGGCTCGCCGAGCGCGCCGAGGCGGCCGCGACCGACCTGTGTCCGGACGCCGACGTGTTGCAGGTGGGTTCGACCGCACGGAACACGTGGATCAGCGGCGACCGCGATATCGATATCTTCGTCCGCTTTCCGCCGGAACTGGACCGCGAGACGCTCGAGCAGTACGGTCTCGAGGTCGGCCACGCCACGCTGCCGGAGGGCCACGAGGAGTACGCCGAACACCCCTACGTCAAGGGGACCGTCGAGGGGTTCGACGTCGACGTCGTCCCCTGCTTCCGGCTCGAGTCGGCGACCGAGATCCGCTCGGCCGTCGATCGGACTCCCTTCCACACGCAGTACCTCGAGGAACGGCTCGACGACGACCTCGCGGGTGACGTGCGCCTCGCGAAGCAGTTCCTGAAGGGGATCGGCGCCTACGGCAGCGACCTCCGGACGCGGGGGTTCAGCGGCTACCTCACCGAGCTGCTGGTCTGCGAGTACGGCGGCTTCCGCGACCTGCTCGAGGCCGCGGTCGACTGGCATCCCCAAGTCGAACTCGATCCGGAGGTCCACGGGCGAGAAACCTTTGATGACCCGCTCGTCGTCATCGACCCGACCGATCCCGAGCGCAACGTCGCCGCTGTCTGCTCGCCCGACAACGTCGCCCGGTTCCAGCACTACGCCCGCGAGTTCCTCGCCGAGCCGGCCGTCGAATACTTCAAATCGGTCGACCCCGACCCGCTCTCCGAATCGGAACTCCGCGACCACCTCGAGCGGCGCGGGACGACGCCGGTCGCGGTGCGGTTCGACGCGCCGGACCTCGTCGAGGACCAGCTCTATCCGCAGCTCCGGAAATCGCTGGCAGGGATCACGCAGGGGTTGGACGACCGCGGCTTCGACGTGTTCCGCGCGACGACGTTCGCCGATGATACGGCCGTGGTATTCGCTGAACTCGCAGTTGCCGAGCGCCCCGCCGTCGAGCGCCACGAGGGGCCGCCGGTCCACGTCCAGGGCCACGCGGAAGGGTTCTACGAGGCTTACGCCGACGACCCCGACGCCTACGGACCGTTCATCGCGGACGACCGATACGTCACCGAGCGCGAGCGGGAGTTCACCGCCGCCCGCGACTTTCTGGAGAGCGACCGCCTGTTCGACGTCGGCCTCGGCGCGCACATCGAGACGGCCCTCGAGGACGACTACGAAGTGCTGGTCGACGACGGGGTCGCGGCGCTGCTCGAGGAGTTCGGGCGAGAGCTTCGGGAGTACTTCGAACCCCGACCCTGA
- a CDS encoding DUF5814 domain-containing protein, whose amino-acid sequence MAITDKIYVKNHQQLSSQLETNIPKGAFKGATLDMLFQGDGLEKLDDATQERVLDFSSDFLDCSCDNNPYCGCPERKFIRYLLELRAEGLGPDAIVDVMTDDYMVYAYPGDVLSFLDDAVRTLEAAEGLARVDGESEKRDEIRRAKGDLAR is encoded by the coding sequence GTGGCCATCACCGACAAGATCTACGTCAAGAATCACCAGCAGTTGAGCTCCCAGCTCGAGACCAACATCCCGAAAGGGGCGTTCAAGGGGGCGACGCTGGACATGCTCTTTCAGGGGGACGGCCTCGAGAAGTTAGACGACGCGACCCAAGAGCGGGTGCTCGACTTCTCGAGCGACTTCCTCGACTGTAGCTGCGACAACAACCCCTACTGCGGCTGCCCCGAACGCAAGTTCATTCGCTACCTCCTCGAGTTGCGCGCGGAGGGGCTCGGCCCGGACGCGATCGTCGACGTGATGACCGACGACTACATGGTCTACGCCTACCCCGGCGACGTCCTCTCGTTCCTCGACGACGCGGTTCGAACGCTCGAGGCGGCCGAGGGACTCGCGCGGGTCGACGGCGAATCGGAGAAGCGAGACGAGATTCGGCGGGCGAAGGGAGATCTCGCGCGGTAG
- a CDS encoding ribbon-helix-helix protein, CopG family: MGNKNKTISFRVNEDAFESLQDIAEERDISLSAVFRDYVDQLVEHDGQVAVVPEDELGAGPATGDAEDGEGEDLSFPPTVEVPKSFIREHERLELEADHLREQLDEYKSYVTELQDRLEDEQDEVLLLDELDEDDESYPLR, from the coding sequence ATGGGCAACAAGAACAAGACGATCTCGTTTCGCGTCAACGAGGACGCGTTCGAATCGCTCCAGGACATCGCCGAGGAGCGCGACATCTCGTTGTCCGCGGTCTTCCGTGACTACGTCGACCAACTCGTCGAACACGACGGGCAGGTCGCGGTCGTGCCGGAGGACGAACTCGGCGCCGGCCCGGCGACCGGCGACGCTGAGGACGGCGAGGGCGAAGACCTCTCCTTCCCGCCGACAGTCGAAGTCCCCAAGAGCTTCATCCGCGAGCACGAGCGCCTCGAACTCGAGGCGGACCACCTCCGGGAACAACTCGACGAGTACAAGTCCTACGTGACCGAGCTCCAGGACCGCCTCGAGGACGAACAGGACGAGGTGCTGTTGCTCGACGAACTCGACGAGGACGACGAATCGTATCCGCTCCGATAG
- a CDS encoding histone deacetylase family protein: protein MQFGYSEVCLEHDPGSRHPETPDRLRAIRERLKKKHGVEYVDADPVDIDTIAAVHDREYVESVEQFCADGGGDWDPDTSAVAETWDAIRHSSGLACWAVEAALEGATGRKTPFSIGRPPGHHAVVDDAMGFCFVNNAAVAAQHALDHDEYDIDRVAVVDWDVHHGNGTQDIFYEREDVFFVSIHEKGLYPGTGAIDEIGEGDGHGTTMNIPMPAGTGDEAYLAAAEGPIATALEAHDIDLLLVSAGFDAHRHDPISRIRLSTEAYALLTDRLRTIADNCDAALAFVLEGGYGLDVLADSVAMVHETFDGREPIAPDGECSDDAVETLEQVVDAHGLDLEIDC, encoded by the coding sequence ATGCAATTTGGTTACAGCGAGGTCTGTCTCGAACACGATCCTGGGTCGCGCCACCCCGAGACGCCGGACCGGCTGCGGGCGATCAGGGAGCGCCTGAAGAAGAAACACGGCGTCGAGTACGTCGACGCCGACCCAGTCGATATCGACACGATCGCCGCCGTCCACGACCGGGAGTACGTCGAGTCGGTCGAGCAGTTCTGCGCCGACGGCGGCGGCGACTGGGATCCCGATACCTCCGCCGTCGCGGAAACCTGGGACGCGATCCGCCACAGCAGCGGGCTCGCCTGCTGGGCCGTCGAGGCCGCACTCGAGGGCGCGACGGGACGCAAGACGCCGTTTTCGATCGGGCGACCGCCGGGGCATCACGCAGTTGTCGACGACGCGATGGGGTTTTGCTTCGTCAACAACGCGGCGGTCGCAGCCCAGCACGCGCTCGACCACGACGAGTACGACATCGATCGCGTCGCCGTCGTCGACTGGGACGTCCACCACGGCAACGGCACGCAGGACATCTTCTACGAGCGCGAGGACGTCTTCTTCGTCTCGATCCACGAGAAGGGGCTGTACCCCGGCACCGGTGCGATCGACGAGATCGGCGAGGGTGACGGGCACGGAACGACGATGAATATCCCGATGCCGGCCGGGACCGGCGACGAAGCCTACCTCGCCGCCGCTGAGGGACCGATTGCAACCGCCCTCGAGGCCCACGATATCGACCTGCTGCTCGTCAGCGCGGGGTTCGACGCGCACCGCCACGATCCGATCTCGCGCATTCGGCTCTCGACGGAGGCGTACGCGCTACTAACGGATCGCCTCCGAACTATCGCCGACAACTGTGACGCCGCGCTGGCGTTCGTTCTCGAAGGCGGCTACGGGCTCGACGTGCTCGCCGACAGCGTCGCGATGGTCCACGAGACCTTCGACGGTCGCGAGCCGATCGCGCCCGACGGCGAATGCAGCGACGACGCCGTCGAAACGCTCGAGCAGGTCGTCGACGCGCACGGATTGGATCTCGAGATCGACTGTTAA
- a CDS encoding replication protein A (Replication protein A protects and stabilize the intermediate ssDNA that is generated by the unwinding action of a DNA helicase at the replication fork. In addition, SSBs prevent the formation of secondary structures by single-stranded template DNA.) has translation MSDVRQHADDIHDQFSDHIDVSVDDIEERLTTLVDEYKVPIDEARRSVTNHYLEEAGLEREDIAGGSSEAANIEDVDEPEEWIDLTAKVIELWDPRSDSVAQVGLLGDPTGTIKFTKWAKSDLPTLEEGGVYELRNVVTDEYQGRYSVKLNSTTVVEELDEELEVGDDTSEIEGALVDMQSGSGLIKRCPKEDCTRVLQNGRCNEHGEVEGEFDLRIKAVVDDGIDAHEVIFDKDATEELTGLSLEEAKDMAMDALDTTIVADEIADDIVGTYYRIEGPTFGRYVLADEVEELDGPADAEDLLIKARSM, from the coding sequence ATGAGCGACGTACGACAGCACGCAGACGATATTCACGACCAGTTTTCGGACCACATAGACGTCAGCGTCGACGACATCGAGGAGCGGCTGACGACCCTCGTCGACGAGTACAAAGTCCCGATCGACGAGGCCCGGCGCAGCGTCACCAATCACTACCTCGAGGAAGCCGGCTTAGAGCGCGAGGACATCGCGGGCGGCTCGAGCGAGGCCGCCAACATCGAGGACGTCGACGAGCCCGAGGAGTGGATCGACCTCACCGCGAAGGTCATCGAACTGTGGGATCCCCGCAGCGATTCCGTCGCGCAGGTCGGCCTGCTCGGCGACCCGACGGGGACGATCAAGTTCACCAAGTGGGCCAAATCCGACCTGCCGACGCTCGAGGAGGGCGGCGTTTACGAACTTCGCAACGTCGTCACCGACGAGTACCAGGGCCGGTACTCGGTCAAACTCAACTCGACGACCGTCGTCGAGGAACTCGACGAGGAGCTCGAGGTCGGCGACGACACGAGCGAGATCGAGGGCGCGCTCGTGGACATGCAAAGCGGCAGCGGCCTGATCAAGCGCTGCCCGAAGGAAGACTGCACCCGCGTCCTGCAGAACGGCCGCTGTAACGAACACGGCGAGGTCGAGGGCGAGTTCGACCTCCGGATCAAGGCCGTCGTCGACGACGGCATCGACGCCCACGAGGTCATCTTCGACAAGGACGCCACCGAGGAACTGACCGGCCTGAGCCTCGAGGAGGCCAAGGACATGGCGATGGACGCCTTGGACACGACCATCGTCGCCGACGAGATCGCGGACGATATCGTCGGCACCTACTACCGCATCGAGGGGCCGACCTTCGGCCGGTACGTGCTGGCCGACGAGGTTGAGGAACTCGACGGGCCGGCGGATGCAGAGGACCTGCTGATCAAAGCGAGGTCGATGTGA
- a CDS encoding histone, with translation MNVELPFAPVDTIIRRNAGDLRVSADASKELATRIQEHGSELAIDAAERATEDGRKTLMAEDFGVETVVDKDDLELPVAPVDRIARLEIDDRYRVSMDARVALADILEAYADNVAESAAILAHHADRRTITEDDIETYFSLFE, from the coding sequence ATGAACGTCGAACTCCCGTTCGCCCCGGTTGATACGATCATCCGGCGGAACGCGGGCGATCTTCGGGTGAGCGCTGACGCGTCGAAGGAACTCGCAACGCGGATTCAAGAACACGGGAGCGAGCTGGCCATCGACGCCGCCGAACGGGCGACCGAAGACGGCCGCAAGACGCTGATGGCCGAGGACTTCGGCGTCGAGACGGTCGTCGACAAGGACGACCTCGAGCTCCCGGTCGCGCCGGTCGACCGGATCGCCCGACTGGAGATCGACGACCGCTACCGCGTCTCGATGGACGCCCGGGTCGCCCTCGCCGACATTCTCGAGGCGTACGCCGACAACGTCGCCGAGTCGGCGGCGATCCTCGCACACCACGCCGATCGGCGAACCATCACCGAGGACGACATCGAGACCTACTTCTCGCTGTTCGAGTGA
- a CDS encoding RPA family protein, translating to MSQAELTREVARRVFASEFNDSTYSFKESDDERAPNYALLPTGDRANRVFIVGTLTETEDVGEDSEYWRGRVVDPTGTFFVYAGQYQPEAAATLRDTEPPAYVSVVGKPRTYETEDGTVNVSVRPENIAVVDDDTRDRWVVETAERTLERIEAFQEWESEQEAPESGSTAPTNEYAEMARDRYDSPVENYRRDVIQALESLEEVEDAEATA from the coding sequence ATGAGCCAGGCAGAACTCACCCGCGAAGTCGCTCGCCGCGTCTTCGCATCGGAATTCAACGACTCGACGTACTCGTTCAAGGAAAGCGACGACGAACGCGCACCTAACTACGCGCTGCTCCCGACGGGCGACCGCGCGAACCGCGTGTTCATCGTCGGCACGCTCACCGAGACCGAGGACGTCGGCGAGGACAGCGAGTACTGGCGCGGCCGGGTCGTCGACCCGACCGGGACGTTCTTCGTCTACGCCGGCCAGTACCAGCCCGAGGCGGCCGCGACGCTTCGCGACACGGAGCCGCCGGCCTACGTCTCGGTCGTCGGCAAACCCCGCACCTACGAGACCGAGGACGGCACGGTCAACGTCTCGGTCCGCCCCGAGAACATCGCGGTCGTCGACGACGACACCCGCGACCGCTGGGTCGTCGAAACCGCAGAGCGCACGCTCGAGCGCATCGAGGCCTTCCAGGAGTGGGAAAGCGAGCAGGAAGCGCCCGAGAGCGGTTCGACCGCCCCGACCAACGAGTACGCCGAGATGGCGCGCGACCGGTACGACTCGCCCGTCGAGAACTACCGCCGCGACGTGATCCAGGCGCTCGAGAGTCTGGAGGAGGTCGAGGACGCGGAAGCGACGGCCTGA
- a CDS encoding group I intron-associated PD-(D/E)XK endonuclease: MAERTGPYDELREPQKRGQATEAILRSAFVVRDIPILVPAYDNEPYDLVVEVGGRFHRIQCKTAYRKSEGTVAFETVSTRKRGDGYDREDYDGRAEYFAVYDPVNDSCYLISVSDAATGKMEIRFREPKNGQRVGINWAEDYRLDEQLEELRQP, encoded by the coding sequence ATGGCAGAGCGAACGGGGCCCTACGACGAGCTTCGAGAACCGCAGAAGCGCGGACAGGCAACCGAGGCCATTCTCCGATCCGCATTCGTTGTCCGTGACATCCCCATTCTCGTTCCCGCCTACGATAACGAGCCGTACGATCTGGTCGTCGAGGTCGGCGGTCGATTTCACCGCATTCAGTGCAAAACGGCCTACCGGAAAAGCGAGGGAACGGTAGCGTTCGAAACGGTCAGTACACGCAAACGAGGCGACGGTTACGACAGGGAGGACTACGACGGGCGGGCGGAGTACTTCGCGGTCTACGATCCGGTCAACGACAGTTGCTACCTAATCTCGGTTTCCGACGCCGCGACCGGAAAAATGGAGATCCGGTTCAGAGAGCCAAAGAACGGGCAACGGGTCGGCATCAATTGGGCTGAGGACTATCGACTCGACGAGCAACTCGAGGAACTTCGGCAGCCGTAA
- a CDS encoding aldo/keto reductase has product MSSNTIENESETFEIGETTVHRLGFGAMRLCGEDIIGAPDDEDTAREVVQHAVDLGVDLIDTADSYGPGVSERLIRQAIGDRDDVLVATKAGLLRNREGDWLAHGDPDYIRNQVLTSLDRLGTDTIDLYQFHRPDEDVPYEDSIQTFAELQDDGLVDQVGVSNVSVEQLETAREHVDVATVQNRYNLDDRSSADVLEVCEDEDIGFIPWAPIDGDDLDGHGDVLDEIADDHDATRRQVALAWLLDHSDVVLPIPGTSDPEHLESNVAATQLSLSDDEVQRLTDVAE; this is encoded by the coding sequence GTGAGCAGCAACACGATCGAAAACGAGAGCGAGACGTTCGAGATCGGCGAGACGACCGTCCACCGACTGGGTTTCGGTGCGATGCGTCTCTGCGGCGAAGACATTATCGGGGCGCCGGACGACGAGGACACCGCGCGCGAGGTCGTCCAGCACGCGGTCGACCTCGGCGTCGATCTCATCGACACCGCCGACTCCTACGGCCCGGGCGTGAGCGAACGGCTCATCCGTCAGGCGATCGGCGACCGCGACGACGTGCTGGTCGCGACCAAGGCGGGCCTCCTGCGCAACCGCGAGGGCGACTGGCTCGCCCACGGCGACCCGGACTACATCCGCAACCAGGTGCTGACCTCCCTCGACCGGCTGGGAACCGACACGATCGACCTTTACCAGTTCCACCGCCCCGACGAGGACGTCCCCTACGAGGACTCCATCCAGACCTTCGCCGAACTGCAGGACGACGGCCTCGTCGACCAGGTCGGCGTCAGCAACGTCTCCGTCGAGCAACTCGAGACCGCCCGCGAGCACGTCGACGTCGCCACCGTCCAGAACCGGTACAATCTCGACGACCGCTCGAGCGCGGACGTGCTCGAGGTCTGCGAGGACGAGGACATCGGCTTCATCCCGTGGGCGCCGATCGACGGCGACGATCTCGACGGCCACGGCGACGTGCTGGACGAGATCGCCGACGACCACGACGCGACGCGCCGGCAGGTCGCGCTCGCCTGGCTGCTCGACCACTCCGACGTCGTGCTCCCGATTCCCGGGACGTCGGACCCGGAGCACCTCGAGTCGAACGTCGCTGCCACGCAGCTCTCGCTGTCGGACGACGAAGTCCAGCGGCTGACGGACGTCGCGGAGTAA
- a CDS encoding VOC family protein, whose translation MLTDTPGIHHVTGIVGDAQQAVDFYVGTLGLALDTQTVNFEDILQHHLYFGDAAGTPGTVFTVFADPHGDPGRVGKPQVERVSFLVPDGSLEYWRDRLREHDIALEGEDGEPLERERFDERVLRFEDPVGTRLELVGGSPAEIEAAAVEPWTAGPIPDDAAIRGLHGVSALSVNPYATASTLETLGFEYEAETDERVRYRAPCDRATVVDVLDREASFGREGIGTHHHVAVRVEEEDDLYEWRKLFDERGYDVSRVKDRHFFHSLYVREPGGVLFELATETDGVAANDTAEPSTSLSLPEWFERDRDLIESQLPELAISDFDSA comes from the coding sequence ATGCTGACGGACACGCCGGGGATCCACCACGTCACGGGCATCGTCGGCGATGCCCAGCAGGCCGTCGACTTCTACGTCGGGACGCTCGGACTCGCCCTCGACACGCAGACGGTGAACTTCGAGGACATCCTCCAGCACCACCTCTACTTCGGCGACGCGGCCGGCACGCCGGGGACGGTCTTTACCGTCTTCGCCGATCCCCACGGCGATCCGGGACGCGTCGGTAAGCCACAGGTCGAGCGAGTTTCGTTTCTCGTTCCGGACGGCAGCCTCGAGTACTGGCGCGATCGGCTCCGAGAGCACGACATTGCGCTCGAGGGAGAGGACGGCGAGCCGCTCGAGCGCGAGCGGTTCGACGAACGCGTTCTCCGCTTCGAGGACCCGGTCGGAACGCGCCTCGAACTCGTCGGCGGCTCGCCCGCCGAAATCGAGGCCGCCGCCGTCGAGCCGTGGACTGCCGGCCCGATCCCGGATGACGCCGCAATTCGCGGCCTGCACGGCGTCTCGGCGCTCTCGGTCAACCCCTACGCGACCGCGAGCACGCTCGAGACGCTGGGATTCGAGTACGAGGCCGAAACCGACGAGCGCGTTCGGTACCGAGCGCCGTGCGATCGGGCGACAGTCGTCGACGTGCTCGATCGCGAGGCATCGTTCGGCCGCGAGGGGATCGGCACGCACCACCACGTCGCGGTTCGCGTCGAAGAGGAGGACGACCTCTACGAGTGGCGGAAACTGTTCGACGAGCGCGGGTACGACGTCTCCCGCGTGAAGGACCGACACTTCTTCCACTCGCTGTACGTCCGCGAGCCGGGCGGCGTGCTCTTCGAGTTGGCGACCGAAACTGACGGCGTCGCCGCGAACGACACGGCCGAGCCAAGCACATCGCTGTCCCTTCCCGAGTGGTTCGAACGGGATCGCGACCTGATCGAGAGCCAGTTGCCGGAACTGGCGATATCGGATTTCGATTCGGCGTGA